A window of Cucurbita pepo subsp. pepo cultivar mu-cu-16 chromosome LG06, ASM280686v2, whole genome shotgun sequence contains these coding sequences:
- the LOC111797634 gene encoding extensin-1-like, translated as MAYLVATVLVAILSFTSVIATDYSYSSPPPPYYVYKSPPPPPVYHSPPPPKVKYEYKSPPPPVYYSPPPPVYKSPPPPVYHSPPPPVYHSPPPPVYKSPPPPVYHSPPPPVYKSPPPPVYHSPPPPVYKSPPPPVYYSPPPPVYKSPPPPVYYSPPPPVYKSPPPPVYYSPPPPVYKSPPPPVYHSPPPPVYHSPPPPVYYSPPPPVYKSPPPPVYYSPPPPVYKSPPPPVYHSPPPPVYHSPPPPVYYSPPPPVYKSPPPPVYHSPPPPVYHSPPPPVYYSPPPPKEYKSPPPPVYYSPPPPVYKSPPPPKKDYEYKSPPPPQYY; from the coding sequence ATGGCGTATCTCGTAGCTACTGTTTTGGTGGCAATTTTGAGTTTTACGTCGGTGATCGCTACTGATTATAGCTACTCTTCTCCACCGCCTCCTTACTATGTCTATaaatctcctcctcctcctccggtTTATCATTCTCCCCCGCCACCGAAGGTAAAATATGAGTACAAATCGCCACCTCCTCCAGTTTATtactctcctcctccacctgTTTATAAGTCACCGCCACCTCCAGTCTACCactctccaccacctccaGTTTATCACTCTCCTCCACCACCCGTTTATAAGTCACCGCCACCTCCAGTTTACcattctcctcctccaccagTTTACAAGTCACCGCCACCTCCAGTCTACcattctcctcctccaccagTTTACAAATCACCACCACCTCCGGTGTATtactctcctcctccaccaGTTTACAAGTCACCGCCACCTCCAGTGTATtactctcctcctccaccaGTTTACAAGTCACCACCACCTCCAGTGTATtactctcctccaccaccagtTTACAAGTCACCGCCACCTCCAGTTTACcattctcctcccccaccTGTTTATCactctccaccacctccaGTGTATtactctcctccaccaccCGTTTACAAGTCACCACCACCTCCAGTTTATtactctcctcctccaccaGTTTACAAGTCACCACCTCCTCCAGTTTACCATTCTCCTCCCCCGCCTGTTTATCACTCACCACCACCTCCAGTTTATtactctcctccaccaccgGTTTATAAGTCACCACCTCCTCCAGTTTACcattctcctcccccaccTGTTTATCACTCTCCACCTCCTCCCGTTTATTATTCTCCACCTCCACCAAAGGAGTATAAATCACCACCTCCACCTGTATACTACTCTCCTCCCCCACCCGTTTACaagtctcctccaccacctaAGAAGGACTACGAGTACAAGTCTCCACCACCTCCTCAATACTATTAG